Below is a genomic region from Fusarium oxysporum Fo47 chromosome XI, complete sequence.
ACTGCCGTTGCTGCCCAGGCCCAGGGCGACGGAAGGTTTAATGAATCCGAGGCAAAGAAGCTATTCCGAAAGCATGATAACTCATCTGTAACCCTCTCGAAACGATTGGCATGCTGGAGTCCGAGCTTCAGTGCTAGAGCTGATAAAGCTAGATCAATGGTGTCACTAGTCCTGTCCTGGGAAGCATCGTCAATTGTTGTGATAAATGTAGCGATCGAACGGTCTCGATGCCGTTACATGGATGGAGGCTTAAGTGTTGAGATAACATCGAGTTACGCAAGGTGAAAGGGCACATGCAGATCGGTGGTTCACATCATCAAGGTTCACGAATTGAGCTTCCTACAGGACAGTGTAGTGTAGGGTAGTCGATATTTGATCCACGTACGAGCCAAATTGTGAATGTGAACTGTGCTTGGAAGTAACAAACGTAATGCTTGACTACTTGGAATTAATTCTATATATAAGAGGTAAGATAAAGCACAGAAGATAGGCAGTTACATCTATCCCGAGTCTGCTATCACTTGCGTTTgccgagaagcttgttgTTCCCCCCGCATCACCCTGCGTTAGCGTCAGGGTATTTAATACCCGGATTGTAAGGTACCGAACAGCCCAATCAAGTTGCACCTGTTTCAACATGGACTTGGTGGTATTCTGACCCCTTTTCTGTTTATCAACAAGGGTTTATCCAGGTTTCAATGACTTGTCAGAACTCCAAATCTTGTATCTGCGCCTGCTGCGGTATGTAGCTGAATCAGTGCCGAAAAGGAGACGAAATGATCACTTCGATGACGTATGAGGCCCGAGCAAGGACGACCAACTCGTGGGTCAGATGAACCAATCAACATCTGCAGCGTGCCAATTTTGATGCTACATCCAAATAGGAAATTCATAACTCCGCCTTGACCTCTTCACACTTTTGCCAGCCGCAAAAGGTCCCCAGTCGAAAATGGTAGCCCTTCAGATGACAAACTTCAACATGCCAACGTCGGAGACAAGGTCATGTCTTCGCAGTCAAATGGTTTTATGACATCAAGCACCCAGCCAAAGAGACAACCTCGGCGCAGTAAAGGATGCTTGACGTGCCGCAAACGCAGGGTCAAATGCGGTATGTCGTGGTCTTGAAGGGATTCTGTATCAAGTTCTCCGCTGATGACCATAGATGAGCAGCGACCAACCTGTGAGAGGTGCAGTAAAGGCTTTCACCCATGCAAATACGATGACAACCTTGTATTTGTGAATCACTTACACGATGCTGCAAAAACTGTCCGACCTGAAGATCCTGAGTCCCGGTCTCTCAATGCATTGATTCAAAGGGAAGACTTCAAACAAATACCTGTCACAATCGACTTACGTGGCTTTAAGACTGAAGTGGTCATATCATTCTTCGTGAACAACTTGTTTGTCCTGGTCAAGTCACCTCTCGAAGACGGATCATCAATCCTCAATCTTTTCTCAGGCGAGGCAAACTCAACAGCAGGCATGTCAGGCTTATGTGTTGcagaagccttcttctctagTATTCACGGTATACCTGAGATGAAGTTCCATGCTTCTGCGCTATATGGACAAGCTGTACAAAGACTGAATGCTGATCTTGGAACGAGGACCGAGGCGTCGAGGTCTCTCCCTCATGCCACCATATGGAGTGCGCTGTTCCTTGGCGTATATGAGATGATTTCTTCCGATTCCATGTCAAACTGGCTACAACACTGCCATGGCGTCGCAGTATTAGTACGAGAAGCTTATCATGATTGTTGATTAGCTTTTGCTAACGTTGGCAGACGGAAATGGCAGGACCTTATGGATTCCAGATGGACGCGGCTAAGCCCATTCTGCAGATCAACAGACCATTCATAGTATGGTATCTCACTTTCAAACTGGTAAGTTGCTAACACTTTACAGTCTATTGGGGCTATGGCCAATCGAAAGCGCACCTTTCTGGAACAGGATGAGTGGAAGCATATACCATGGGCATTGCAACCCATGTCCAAGACGATTGGGGATTTCCTACAAGATATTTTATGCGACATCCCTGGCATGATGGAAGACGTCGATAATCTTTTCGATGCGAACAGTTGCCAGGTGTCTGCAAATTTTGTAAGTCAAAAGCTGCAGGCTTCTTTTGAGCGGCTCAACTCTCTACGAATCTCATGGAATTTCATGCATCCTCATAGTTGCTGGAGACAGAAGATGATGTGCGAATCATCAGAACTATATCATGACACACTGGAGCAATTCCTATACTTTTCTGACCTCGAAAGAGCCATCGACTTTATCTACTTCAACACAACTCACTTGATGTTGCATTCAATATTGGGGCGGTTGATATCATTGCCCAACAGCTGTTGCGTATTCGATGCAGGTATGTCTCCCGACGAAAACCACTTTCAAGAGGCATCGGAACTCGTGTTCTGGAACCATGAAAATCGGTACCGCAACGCACAGGCGATATGCCAATGCGTTGATTATATGTTGCAGAACGAAGGCGGAGCATCGGGAGCGTTCAATCTGCTATTCCCACTGAAAGTCGCTTATAATCACCTGAGCGGTTCTCGGATCATGCAAAAATGGGTTGCAGGTGTTATGGAAAAGATATCTACTACGAAAGGACTTTTCATTGGGATGCAGATCCTAGAGAAATATTGAGAgctgctttgctttgcttccAGCCTCAGCTTCACCAGCGCTCGCCATCAGCGCTCGCCATCAGCGCACTAGTTGCCGCCAAAGGTAGCAGTAGGCGAGGCTGGCAGCTGTTCAGTGAAGTAATTGACCGTTCTTCAATGGAATATAATAAGAGCCACTCACTGATCATTTGTGCCGGCGATTCCGGATCATCATGAGAAAGCGGGATTTTCAGCTTCCGTGGGGGCTGGATCGCGAGGTGCTGTCTAGCGTGGCTCCGCCGAAGCTGACGGATCGTCATTTCACATTACTCTTTCAGGAACTGGGGCGCGAGGTGAAGTGTTAGTCCAGCTCGAACATGGCACTGCCATTGATTAAAGAGATTATTGAATTATGAGCGCATTTGCAGcaagattattataaaacaGTCCCTTCTCGCTGCCTCGATCAAGTCTATCAAATCACCAAAGTCCTCTCTTTCATTGTCATCATGCAGCTCAAGACTTTTACGTTTCCTTTCGCGGCTCAAACTGCCATTGCCAGCCAGGTAAAATGGGCAGGGTAGGTTTAACACGATCATCTATTTAGGGAAAGATGACTAACATGAGCAGTGTCAACTTGTTTGGTCTCGCCAACGATGTCAACATCCTCGGATCAGCTTACAACCCCTTCTTCGATCTGTCCTGCGAACCAAGCTATCACAGCTACCCTTACATCAACACTGTGGAGGATTACAAGTCATGGCACGATAAAGGCTTCAACCTCTTTCGAATCGCTATGACTTGGCAGCATGTTCAGACCTCGCTTGGCGGTAGCTTGAATGAGACAAACATGGAAACAGTTGACGAGCTGGTCAAGGCCATTACTGATGATGGTGGGCAAGCCATCCTGGACATTGTAAGTTCAGACAGTATGCTCTTTCAATTATTCACAAATTGACTATTCTAGCACAACTATGCACGTTGGTACTGCGCCGTGATTGACCAACCTGAAGTGTCAATCCTCAATCCCAACATCACCGTTACCAACGACCACTTTGCAGATCTCTGGACAAAGCTTTCCGAGAGATACAAATCAAACCCCAAAGTAATCTTCCAACTTATGAATGAACGTAAGTCAAACTCCTGGCACTCCTCAGCCCATAGTCCAATACCCGCAGTCAAACTGACAGATTTATCTAGCTCATGATCTTAACATCACCAAATGGGGCGCGACCAACCAGGCTGCAATTCTTGCGATCCGAAAGGTCACCGAAAAACAGAAAATCCTTGTCTCAGGAACACAGTTCGCTCGCCTCGTTGACTGGGAGGCTTTCTCTCAACCAGGCATCGGTCCCGGTCTGATTCAAGATCCCGCCAACAATACCCTTTACGATTTCCACCAGTACCTTGACGATATTGCCGGCGTATATGGTCTCTGTGAACCTTGGAGCGGTTATGTAAAGAAGTTTGAGGCAGTGACCCGCATCTTGCGCCGCAATGGCTTTCAAGGAACCGTCACAGAGTTTGGTGGCGGGCGTTTTCCTCAGTGCGCCGAGACCATTCAATCTATGCTGGCATTCCTTGACCGCAACAGTGATGTGTGGTATGGATGGACTGCATGGGGTAGCTTCAATGAGGGCTCGGATTTGTACCTGAGTTTGGACAAGAACTCGACCTACAACCTTATCACTAGGACTCTGGAGAAGTTCGTTCCGAAGTAGAATCGTACAGCTGATGGAATCTAAGGAAGTTGGCTCAGTGTgacaagaagatgaggacaGAAGATTGTATTTTAGAATTATTTACATAATGAAAGTCAGACTACGTTTCAATCAGATAGAGTTCAATAATAACTTTACTTATTTAACTTTGCCAGTTTAAGAGAGAAACAATACGTGTTCTTATAAGAAGGCGCCACTTAATTTCTCCGGCTTCTGTCCATATACAACATATCTACACAAGGTTAGTTTAGTGCATTGCCGATATGGTTCCTTGACTTACATAGGCCAGTAAGAATGAATGGTTCTGTCTTTCATTTCGCGGCGAACCTTGGCGAGTAATACATCCAGCTCTTCTTTAGTCCAGCCCAGGACGCGTGTATAGACAGCAGAGCTAAGACCTTCAAGGCCGGAGCTGATGTTTTCGAGATTCCAAGCACCTACCCACGGTCAGTTCATTCGCAACCCTAGGATACTGAACCAAAGAGTGATGCTTACCAAGCTCCTTGTGCTTCTTGTCTCTCGGCCAAGTATTCTGAGGCCATTTGAACACGACTTGTTGAACATTCTGAAAGCCCTGGGCTTCAAGCTGTTCCTTATACTTATTTGCCCCGTCGAATGGCCTTCCAATCATCATTGTGCCGTCCAACAGCTTGGTGACCCATTCATGAGTTGCTGAGTCTTTTGTGAGAGTTCCATCATCGCTGGTAATTGGGTAAATATCGGCCAGTTCGATCCAGCCGCCGGGATTGAGATTTTCATATGCCTTCGCGAAAAAGCCGGGCCAGTCAGCAATAGACGCAGTCATCATGCGACTGTAGATGAAATCGAACTTGACATGGAATGTCCATGGCTCTTCAATGTCGTCGACCTGGAAGCTCAAGTTGGGAGGGACGAAAGGACTTTGGATGGGGCTGAGGTCAATCCCGATGACTGAAGCGCTGGGATGCTCATCGGCGAAGTCCATGGCCCAAATACCAGTCCCGGTTCCAACGTCTAGTACATTGTGCAATTGATGACCTTCGAGACCGGCGGGCgataaataaagcttatcATTGAAGGTGAGAAGAAATAGATGATGTTGCAAATCGAGCCTATCCTGCTCCTGCTCATCGTTGGGGATCACATACTGCCCGTCTTTGTAGGCGTGATATGTGCGACCATTCTCTTGACGATATTTCAGAATGCTTGAGGTAATTGACGAAGTGGAGCTCCCTTCAGTTGAAGCAAAAGAGTCAGTATCGCTGGCAGTATCAGTCTCAGCCTCGTCAACTTCTAGCGCCACGGGATCGGCGGTCGAGGTAGGATCAGCCATTATCAAGACAGCAAAAATAATGTTTGAGGGATAAAACGGGATGCCATGATTGGAACGTGAGGGGCAGTTCACATGCTGGCTCGGTTAATTGTCCTGATGTGTATATTGTTGGAACCAACAGACTGGGGTTCCCCAACAAGGGTGAGGAAAGGTTAATTGATCGATTCTACCGAAGCGGCTATTCTACGATATTGCATGATCAGAACGTGAAAATCTTGCTAATATCCTCTGCAAAGTTCTTGGCTAGAGCTTTGTGAATACCAACACCCGCATGATAAGTATCAGTCCAGAGGCAATCGTTCCCGCCATAGCATGTCGCGTCTTTGGCACCATACTCTTTGAAGTTTTTCACCGCGGCGTTGAAAGTTGGTTTCGTGTCAAACACCTTCACCTCGATGCCTGAGTCAGACTTTGCAAAAGCAGCAGCGCGCTCAGTCAGGGCTTTGTTATAGGCAATGATGTCTGAACGAAGCGTCTTGAGGTCCGACTCAGGCTGTCCGTTCATAGCTGGGATTTGGTCCGCGAAAGCTGACATGAAATTAACTTGAGTCATTGGATTAAGGAAAGAGACATACGAGGAACACTGAGAAGAGCaaacttcttcaagccagTCTCAGACAGAGTCTTCAGGAGCTCAAAGTACCGATCCATGGTCTTCTCAACAGGCGCGGCTGATTTCTTCCAGAATGGCTCGCCGAGATCATTGATACCAATCCAAACTGCAACAAGAGTGTCTGCAGAACTGATTTTGTCTGCGACATATTCCTTGTACTGAGCAACCTGATCATCAACACAGTACTGTGCATATGTCGAGACGATTTCCTTGTCAACTGTAGCGCCCGTAACAGCAAAGTCATAAGTCAGGACCGTAGAAGTGTTCAGCACGCTAGTCAATTGGCCCACCCAGTTCAATCCATTTGCCGTTGTTTGTCCTGGTAGAGAGGGATTTCCGAGAGGGTTGCCAGCGCTGGGCAAGTCGCCTCCGGGCCAGAAGCCAACAGTAGAGTATGAATCGCCACTGAGAGTTTTATAAGAGCAATAGCTTAAACAATTCGAAAAAGAGATAGCTTACAAGATAATCAGGTTTTtggcagcaccagcagctCTGGACAGTACAGGGATAGCTGTCGCCTGGGACAGTCCAGCTGCCAGAATCAAAAGTTGAAGAAACGACCTCATTTTATGAGTATAATACAACGaaaagaacaaaagaagaTGGGGAAACAAAAACAGATAAGTTCCCAAACGTGACAAAGGCGTTTTAACCTTTAAACTGATCATCTTGACCCGCAACGTCCCTGCCAAGATGTTACATCCGGAAGATTGGTGACGTTTCATGATATAGCGTCCGATTGGTGGAAATGGGATAGTGATTAGAGCGGCGACTGGTTTCTCGCCTTTGAAAAACGCATTCAAGGTGGAGAAATATgaaatataattataaagtaaagtaaagtaatgGCATT
It encodes:
- a CDS encoding glycoside hydrolase superfamily, with amino-acid sequence MQLKTFTFPFAAQTAIASQVKWAGVNLFGLANDVNILGSAYNPFFDLSCEPSYHSYPYINTVEDYKSWHDKGFNLFRIAMTWQHVQTSLGGSLNETNMETVDELVKAITDDGGQAILDIHNYARWYCAVIDQPEVSILNPNITVTNDHFADLWTKLSERYKSNPKVIFQLMNEPHDLNITKWGATNQAAILAIRKVTEKQKILVSGTQFARLVDWEAFSQPGIGPGLIQDPANNTLYDFHQYLDDIAGVYGLCEPWSGYVKKFEAVTRILRRNGFQGTVTEFGGGRFPQCAETIQSMLAFLDRNSDVWYGWTAWGSFNEGSDLYLSLDKNSTYNLITRTLEKFVPK
- a CDS encoding S-adenosyl-L-methionine-dependent methyltransferase; amino-acid sequence: MADPTSTADPVALEVDEAETDTASDTDSFASTEGSSTSSITSSILKYRQENGRTYHAYKDGQYVIPNDEQEQDRLDLQHHLFLLTFNDKLYLSPAGLEGHQLHNVLDVGTGTGIWAMDFADEHPSASVIGIDLSPIQSPFVPPNLSFQVDDIEEPWTFHVKFDFIYSRMMTASIADWPGFFAKAYENLNPGGWIELADIYPITSDDGTLTKDSATHEWVTKLLDGTMMIGRPFDGANKYKEQLEAQGFQNVQQVVFKWPQNTWPRDKKHKELGAWNLENISSGLEGLSSAVYTRVLGWTKEELDVLLAKVRREMKDRTIHSYWPIYVVYGQKPEKLSGAFL